A genomic window from Gossypium hirsutum isolate 1008001.06 chromosome D10, Gossypium_hirsutum_v2.1, whole genome shotgun sequence includes:
- the LOC107915357 gene encoding uncharacterized protein, with translation MNNIREKLGPWQYQKYRRMKYKINELEKKIDKIFDGTSSDGLLNLLNPARGQLGQLYDEEERYWAQRARNQWLRKGDRNTRYFHVRATGRKKKNRIDKLKDKQGLWHSYKNEICQVVWNYFNDLFKTSCRGRSEFKDEEIMVAFKQMDPQKAPGIDGLPGSFFKEHWTIVGNNVLKLCQDILHGHKSVDCINDTLMVMILKINNPCEMTNFRAISLCRFIYKIISKFLANRLKVVLPFCITQNQSTFIPGRMIHNNVLVAHELMNYLRSPKNSPNKGCVIKLDMSKAYDRVEWSFIKKVMLKMGFSRDWIKKIMNCVSTVRYRAKCNMNLTDIIVPENGFCQGDPLSPYFFFVWMFFPEVEAFMEILDRFMRMSGQSINLEKSMVYFSPKTPVPHRATLRDLLKMKVVDKIDGYLVLPILVTKRRSRCAQRDSIDDELGLVGLWGEKKGWNMLSWNRLCYPKGMGGLGLREVGLFNIDLFGRQVWRLINCRDTLCYKVLSAKYFLGGDVFHPKNVEKPSFTWFSIAKAANALYEGFGWTVGNGRSIKIWHDNWGFEGISGKSICVDKRLVKEENMCELFNDRKDGWDTKRILEIYGENMKDHICNIPIIHDGPDDQRIWFHNPHGVFSSKSAYSCIRNCVNDICKRCGKGRETLILAMKDCPKARAVLEFSGLNNKFLGGGCSRCIDWIEDIARELDNKAISDFITVLWNIWNSRNNCIFRRVEDDARVTWKRAVALSRDFQIFNLVEDPLLPRKTVTKTWQKPHQGVLKINFDASVQGEKVFYGLVVRDTDGFVHGGRMGFMDKVLPIE, from the exons ATGAATAATATTCGGGAGAAGCTGGGTCCGTGGCAATACCAAAAGTATAGAAGAATGAAGTATAAGATAAATGAACTGGAAAAGAAGATTGATAAAATATTTGATGGCACTAGTAGTGATGGTTTGTTGAATCTCCTGAATCCAGCTCGAGGTCAGCTGGGGCAATTGTATGACGAGGAAGAAAGATACTGGGCTCAGAGGGCTCGTAACCAGTGGCTTAGAAAAGGTGATAGGAACACTCGCTACTTTCATGTACGGGCTACGGGCcgaaagaagaaaaatagaatcgATAAGCTTAAAGACAAGCAAGGTCTGTGGCACAGTTACAAGAATGAGATTTGCCAGGTCGTATGGAATTATTTCAATGATCTTTTCAAAACCTCATGCCGGGGAAGGAG TGAATTTAAGGATGAGGAAATTATGGTTGCTTTCAAGCAAATGGATCCCCAGAAAGCCCCTGGTATTGATGGCCTGCCTGGGAGCTTCTTCAAAGAGCATTGGACGATTGTTGGAAATAATGTCTTAAAGCTATGCCAGGACATCCTTCACGGTCATAAAAGCGTGGATTGCATTAACGATACCTTAATGGTTATGATCCTTAAGATTAATAATCCTTGCGAGATGACTAACTTTCGTGCAATTAGTTTATGCAGGTTCATTTATAagatcatctctaaatttctggCTAACCGGCTCAAAGTGGTGCTTCCCTTCTGTATCACCCAAAATCAAAGTACGTTCATTCCTGGTCGGATGATCCACAATAATGTTCTAGTTGCTCATGAGCTCATGAACTATCTTCGTAGCCCAAAGAACAGTCCTAACAAGGGCTGTGTGATTAAGCTTGACATGAGTAAAGCTTATGATCGGGTGGAGTGGAGTTTTATTAAAAAAGTGATGCTTAAAATGGGTTTCTCCAGAGATTGGATCAAGAAAATTATGAATTGTGTTAGCACGGTTCGATATAGAGCCAAATGTAATATGAATCTTACTGATATCATTGTTCCGGAAAATGGTTTTTGCCAAGGAGATCCCCTTTCCCCTTATTTCTTTTTTGTATGGATGTTTTTCCC TGAAGTGGAAGCTTTCATGGAAATTTTGGACAGATTTATGAGGATGTCGGGACAAAGCATAAATCTAGAGAAATCAATGGTGTACTTTAGCCCCAAGACTCCTGTGCCTCATCGTGCAACTTTGAGAGATTTACTGAAAATGAAAGTGGTGGACAAGATCGATGGCTACCTTGTTCTGCCCATCCTTGTTACTAAGAGGAGATCGA GGTGTGCTCAAAGAGATTCAATCGATGACGAGTTGGGTTTGGTGGGGTTGTGGGGAGAGAAAAAGGGCTGGAACATGTTGTCCTGGAATCGACTGTGTTACCCGAAAGGCATGGGGGGTCTTGGTTTGAGGGAGGTGGGGTTGTTTAACATTGATCTCTTTGGTAGACAGGTGTGGCGCCTCATAAACTGCAGGGACACCTTGTGTTATAAAGTTTTAAGCGCTAAGTACTTCCTTGGCGGTGATGTTTTTCACCCCAAGAATGTGGAAAAACCTTCTTTTACGTGGTTCAGCATTGCTAAGGCAGCTAATGCCCTTTATGAGGGTTTTGGTTGGACTGTTGGGAACGGCAGAAGTATTAAAATTTGGCATGATAATTGGGGCTTTGAAGGCATATCGGGTAAATCTATTTGTGTGGATAAAAGGCTGGTCAAGGAGGAAAATATGTGTGAGTTGTTTAACGACAGGAAGGATGGTTGGGATACTAAAAGGATTCTGGAGATCTATGGTGAAAACATGAAGGATCATATATGTAATATCCCTATTATTCATGATGGCCCGGACGATCAACGTATTTGGTTCCATAACCCTCATGGTGTGTTCTCCTCCAAATCTGCTTATTCGTG CATCCGTAATTGTGTCAACGATATCTGCAAGCGTTGTGGTAAAGGGAGGGAAACTCTTATTCTTGCTATGAAGGACTGTCCGAAGGCTCGTGCTGTGCTGGAATTCAGTGGCCTTAACAATAAGTTCTTGGGCGGGGGTTGCTCTAGGTGCATTGACTGGATTGAAGACATTGCGCGTGAGCTGGATAATAAGGCGATCTCTGACTTTATCACTGTTCTCTGGAATATCTGGAATAGCAGAAACAATTGTATTTTCAGGAGGGTTGAGGATGATGCTAGAGTGACCTGGAAGAGAGCTGTGGCTTTGAGTAGGGACTTTCAGATTTTTAACCTGGTGGAAGACCCGTTGTTGCCGAGAAAGACTGTGACTAAAACTTGGCAGAAACCACACCAAGGGGTGTTGAAGATTAATTTTGACGCCTCTGTTCAGGGAGAGAAAGTGTTCTACGGTTTGGTTGTTAGGGACACTGATGGGTTTGTTCATGGGGGTCGGATGGGTTTTATGGATAAAGTGTTGCCAATAGAGTAG
- the LOC121222036 gene encoding uncharacterized protein, which produces MSGVPESIVPLQSSRGTKRKWVPEEDAALVSCMVDLHNIGTFNADTGFKAAVLVGTTIGQVIVAEDAVWDSYLKSHKEAGQFKHRSFPYYDQLTAIYAKDRATRKDAQTAVDVLEEINAEDVPSADINEDRNEYYDCDANVSFDDMDVSATEPQTDKNQGGSSSSKRKKKNSDTTGHFSSSVNDAATLLAENMRAIGEQINRSIASDVVVHQGIQQKAANLYPTLCEIEGLTIDERFQALSKIPDHPTQMVVFFSLPSDVRLEWVRRFLADH; this is translated from the exons atgtcaggtgttccagaatCAATTGTTCCTTTACAATcatctcgaggaaccaaaaggaaatgggttccagaagaagatgcagcacTGGTTTCCTGCATGGTGGACTTGCACAATATTGGGACATTTAACGCTGATacggggttcaaagccg cggttttggttgggacgaccATAGGGCAGGTcattgttgctgaagatgcggtctGGGACTCTTATTTAAAG agtcataaagaagccgGTCAGTTCAAACATCGTAGTTTCCCTTACTACGACCaacttactgccatatacgcaaaagatcgagcgactaggaaagacgctcaaacagccgttgacgttcttgaagaaataaatgctgaGGATGTACCTTCTGCAGATATTAATGAAGACAGAAACGAATACTATGATTGCGATGCTAATGTCTCTTtcgatgacatggatgtttctgccaCGGAGCCGCAAACAGACAaaaaccaagggggttcctcatcttcaaagaggaaaaaaaagaattCTGATACAACtggtcatttttcttcttcagttaatgatgctgccactttattggctGAAAACATGCGGGCAATTGGCGAACAAATCaataggagtattgcctccgatgtgGTAGTTCACCAGGGCATCCAACAGAAAGCGGCAAATTTATATCCAACCTTATGTGAAATAGAAGGTTTAACTATAGATGAACGGTTTCAAGCATTGAGTAAAATTCcggatcatccaactcaaatggtagttttctttagtttaccttctgatgTACGGTTGGAATGGGTTagaagatttcttgctgaccattaa